One genomic window of Halorhabdus sp. CBA1104 includes the following:
- a CDS encoding helix-turn-helix domain-containing protein — MARVDEQTIIAELTVASARVVLGPTLASDHDVTVYAERLPVSHEETTWFHVTVLTSDFPAFEEALAADPTVAASEVFGADADRRTYRLTIAPDVPVMTEHVASFGDELLDLRSTAEGWRVRIRTTDRESIREFLSFCGDHDIDCRLERVFEARQPIGELPVPLETDAHEVLSVAHEAGYFDVPRETDLATLADRFDVAESTMSVRLRRALGHLVESVLPGED, encoded by the coding sequence ATGGCGCGTGTGGACGAGCAGACGATTATCGCGGAACTGACCGTAGCATCCGCACGCGTCGTGCTCGGGCCGACACTCGCCAGTGATCACGACGTGACGGTGTACGCCGAGCGATTGCCGGTCTCCCACGAGGAGACGACCTGGTTTCACGTGACCGTGCTGACGTCGGATTTCCCCGCCTTCGAGGAGGCGCTTGCGGCCGATCCGACTGTCGCCGCAAGCGAGGTCTTTGGGGCCGACGCCGACCGGCGAACGTATCGCCTGACTATCGCCCCGGACGTCCCGGTGATGACCGAACACGTGGCCAGTTTCGGCGACGAACTGCTCGATCTGCGTTCGACGGCCGAGGGGTGGCGCGTCCGTATCCGAACGACCGACCGGGAGTCGATCCGCGAGTTCCTCTCGTTCTGTGGCGACCACGATATCGATTGTCGACTCGAACGAGTCTTCGAAGCGCGCCAGCCGATCGGTGAGCTGCCGGTCCCCCTCGAAACTGATGCCCACGAGGTCTTGTCTGTGGCTCACGAGGCAGGCTACTTCGACGTACCCCGCGAAACTGACCTCGCGACCCTGGCCGACCGCTTCGACGTCGCCGAGTCCACGATGTCGGTGCGGCTCCGCCGGGCACTTGGACACCTCGTCGAGAGCGTCCTCCCCGGGGAGGACTGA
- a CDS encoding CopG family transcriptional regulator, with product MPKISISLADRIESDIDRLIEQGEFVNRDQAVEELLTMGVSAYETTEEATELAEDDLFSQTVEDQQDPAIHDDDPDEGYTF from the coding sequence ATGCCGAAAATTTCGATCTCGTTGGCCGACCGTATCGAGAGCGACATCGACCGACTCATCGAGCAAGGTGAGTTCGTCAATCGCGACCAGGCCGTCGAAGAACTCCTGACGATGGGTGTCTCGGCCTACGAGACGACCGAGGAAGCGACCGAACTGGCCGAAGACGATCTGTTCTCCCAGACCGTCGAAGACCAGCAGGATCCCGCGATCCACGACGACGACCCCGACGAAGGGTACACTTTCTGA
- the trpC gene encoding indole-3-glycerol phosphate synthase — protein MDASEEMAPEVRSIIEAARDRGEGDGRIDVQPRSVSGAFQRAEGDGRVPTIAEVKPTSPTTEGTRADDPVALAEQMVDGGAAALSVLTEPDHFGGSPETLRRVRAAVDVPILRKDFLLYEAQLDVVEADIVLLIVRFLEADGTDDLEAMLAAARDRGFQVLVETHSREEVQQAIDAGAELIGVNNRDLADLELDLSTFESVAPTVPDDVTLIAESGIETTADVTRMRDAGADGQLIGSAIMDGDVRANTERLTTLPENTEL, from the coding sequence ATGGACGCTAGTGAGGAGATGGCGCCCGAAGTACGATCGATCATCGAGGCTGCCCGCGACCGTGGCGAGGGCGACGGGCGGATCGACGTCCAGCCCCGGTCGGTGTCTGGGGCCTTCCAGCGGGCCGAGGGCGACGGGCGCGTGCCGACGATCGCCGAGGTCAAGCCGACGAGTCCAACGACAGAGGGGACGCGCGCTGACGATCCAGTGGCCCTCGCCGAGCAGATGGTCGACGGCGGTGCGGCCGCGCTGTCGGTGCTTACCGAACCCGACCACTTCGGGGGGTCGCCCGAGACGCTCCGGCGGGTTCGGGCGGCCGTCGACGTGCCGATCCTCCGGAAGGATTTCCTGCTCTATGAGGCCCAACTCGACGTGGTCGAGGCAGATATCGTCCTCTTGATCGTCCGATTCCTCGAAGCGGACGGGACAGACGACCTCGAAGCGATGCTCGCGGCCGCCCGTGACCGGGGCTTTCAGGTACTCGTCGAGACCCACTCCCGCGAGGAGGTCCAGCAAGCGATCGACGCGGGTGCGGAGCTCATCGGCGTCAACAACCGCGATCTCGCCGACTTGGAGCTGGATCTCTCGACGTTCGAGTCGGTTGCACCTACGGTCCCCGACGACGTGACGCTGATCGCCGAGAGCGGGATCGAGACGACCGCGGACGTGACCCGGATGCGGGACGCAGGTGCGGACGGACAACTGATCGGCTCGGCGATCATGGACGGCGACGTGCGTGCGAACACGGAACGACTGACAACACTCCCGGAGAACACAGAGCTATGA
- a CDS encoding MFS transporter, giving the protein MTERRRLAFVVWAVLVSQVFLYPGLEQLVRALGGGGGILPRTWFLVAEFGAFVVCAVLWGLASDRLGRRTPLVVVGAAGGAASYLAVAFAPRLGVGFDGVLVLRVLGGAFTIGAFSLSITKLMDLAGGHGRNMGAAGAAIGFGAALGSITGGGLSTVDPLAPLYAGAAVLAGAALLAATVPDRTSGGGLDFGPLLARLRGRPALIVPYAFGFIDRLTAGFFALTGVAYFTDAFGVGPALAGVTLALFFFPFAALQYPMGHLSDRVGRFLPVVVGSLLYGVTIVAVGVAPVFALAAALMVVVGVCGAAVAPATMALVTDLVPASERGSAMGGFNVFGSLGMLAGFLVGGVVADRYGFLTAFLAAGGLEIAIALLAARAVYRLTDGRIFAGKEEGVS; this is encoded by the coding sequence ATGACCGAGCGGAGGCGCCTGGCCTTCGTTGTCTGGGCCGTGTTGGTCTCACAGGTGTTTCTCTATCCCGGCCTCGAGCAGCTGGTCCGGGCGCTGGGCGGTGGTGGGGGAATCCTCCCGCGAACCTGGTTTCTGGTCGCCGAGTTCGGTGCGTTCGTGGTCTGTGCGGTGTTGTGGGGACTGGCAAGCGATCGGCTCGGCCGGCGGACGCCGCTGGTCGTCGTCGGGGCGGCCGGGGGCGCAGCTAGCTACCTCGCTGTCGCGTTCGCGCCGCGTCTGGGTGTTGGCTTCGACGGTGTGTTGGTGCTTCGGGTGCTCGGCGGCGCGTTCACGATCGGTGCGTTCTCGTTGTCGATCACGAAGTTGATGGATCTCGCCGGTGGCCACGGCCGGAACATGGGTGCTGCCGGGGCGGCGATCGGCTTTGGCGCAGCACTTGGCTCGATTACCGGCGGTGGGCTCTCGACGGTCGATCCCCTCGCTCCGCTGTACGCGGGTGCAGCCGTCCTCGCCGGCGCAGCGCTACTCGCGGCGACGGTCCCGGACCGGACGTCGGGCGGCGGTCTCGACTTCGGCCCGCTGCTGGCTCGATTGCGCGGGAGACCGGCATTGATCGTGCCCTACGCGTTCGGGTTCATCGATCGCCTGACGGCCGGCTTTTTTGCACTCACTGGGGTTGCCTACTTCACCGATGCCTTCGGCGTCGGCCCCGCACTCGCCGGCGTCACCCTCGCGCTGTTTTTCTTCCCCTTCGCAGCGCTGCAGTATCCCATGGGGCATCTCTCCGATCGTGTCGGGCGGTTTCTCCCCGTTGTCGTCGGCTCACTCCTCTACGGTGTGACGATCGTCGCCGTGGGAGTTGCGCCGGTGTTCGCCCTCGCCGCGGCGCTGATGGTCGTCGTCGGGGTCTGCGGGGCGGCGGTCGCCCCAGCGACGATGGCGCTCGTGACTGATCTCGTCCCAGCCAGCGAGCGTGGGTCGGCCATGGGCGGGTTCAACGTCTTTGGTAGTCTCGGGATGCTTGCGGGGTTCCTCGTCGGCGGCGTCGTCGCCGACCGCTATGGCTTCCTCACTGCCTTTCTGGCCGCTGGGGGCCTCGAAATCGCGATCGCACTGCTGGCGGCACGAGCCGTCTATCGACTCACCGACGGCCGGATATTCGCCGGAAAAGAAGAGGGCGTCTCGTGA
- the trpB gene encoding tryptophan synthase subunit beta, whose amino-acid sequence MSSDTDGKFGAYGGQYVPEALMPAIEELRDAYERYVLENEDGFMDEFRRRLADFGGRPTPLQYAEQLSDRYDTDVYLKREDLLHGGAHKLNNALGQVLLAKYMGKDRIIAETGAGQHGTATAMAAAHLDMPCEIFMGSTDINRQRPNVFRMRLNGAAVNPVTTGRGTLKEAISETMRDWATNVEDTHYVIGSIVGPDPFPRMVRDFQSVIGQEAREQIREETGALPDSVVACAGGGSNTMGAFDAFREDEAVDLIAVEAGGSSLDVDEETGVAPNSATLSTGEEGVLHGARTKLLQDSDGQIMESHSVSAGLDYAGVGPELAHLVDSGRVRAVNVDDEVALEAFHRLSQREGIIPALESAHAFGYLQEHPDAVGDVTVINLSGRGDKDLETVIEETEQRDLDVDVDMSVFAEAER is encoded by the coding sequence ATGAGCAGCGACACTGACGGCAAGTTCGGTGCCTACGGCGGCCAGTACGTCCCCGAGGCACTGATGCCCGCGATCGAGGAATTGCGCGACGCCTACGAACGATACGTCCTCGAAAACGAGGACGGCTTTATGGACGAGTTTCGACGGCGGCTGGCGGACTTCGGTGGCCGCCCCACGCCACTCCAGTACGCCGAGCAGTTGAGCGACCGTTACGACACCGACGTCTACCTCAAACGGGAAGACTTGCTTCACGGTGGCGCCCACAAACTCAACAACGCGCTGGGACAGGTCCTGCTGGCGAAGTACATGGGCAAAGACCGCATCATCGCCGAGACTGGTGCAGGCCAACACGGCACCGCGACCGCGATGGCTGCCGCCCATTTGGACATGCCCTGTGAGATCTTCATGGGGTCGACCGATATCAACCGTCAGCGGCCCAACGTCTTCCGGATGCGACTCAACGGTGCGGCGGTCAACCCGGTCACGACTGGCCGCGGGACGCTGAAAGAGGCCATCAGCGAGACGATGCGCGACTGGGCGACCAACGTCGAGGACACCCACTACGTCATCGGGTCGATCGTCGGCCCGGACCCGTTCCCGCGGATGGTCCGTGACTTCCAGTCGGTCATCGGCCAGGAGGCCCGCGAGCAAATCCGCGAGGAGACTGGCGCCCTCCCGGATTCTGTGGTCGCCTGTGCCGGCGGGGGGTCGAACACGATGGGTGCCTTCGACGCGTTTCGTGAGGACGAGGCCGTCGATTTGATCGCCGTCGAGGCCGGTGGCTCCTCCCTCGACGTCGACGAGGAGACGGGCGTTGCCCCCAACTCCGCGACGCTATCGACCGGGGAGGAAGGCGTCCTCCATGGCGCGCGGACGAAACTCCTGCAGGACAGCGACGGCCAGATAATGGAGTCTCACAGCGTCTCCGCGGGCCTGGACTATGCCGGTGTCGGCCCCGAACTCGCTCATCTCGTCGACTCGGGTCGCGTCCGAGCGGTAAACGTCGACGACGAGGTTGCCCTGGAGGCGTTCCATCGTCTTTCCCAACGGGAAGGGATCATCCCCGCCCTGGAGAGTGCTCACGCGTTCGGGTATCTCCAAGAGCACCCGGATGCCGTCGGCGACGTGACGGTCATCAACCTCTCGGGACGCGGTGATAAGGACTTAGAGACTGTCATCGAGGAAACGGAGCAACGCGATTTGGACGTCGACGTCGACATGAGTGTCTTCGCGGAGGCCGAACGATGA
- the trpA gene encoding tryptophan synthase subunit alpha — MSNDAIEAVFAAGEPAFIPYLVAGDPDYESSLSYVEALDRGGADIIELGLPFSEPIAEGSTIQDAIVRSLQAGMTPARFFSFVDDLDVEAPLVCMTYYNLIYQYGAREAHSASETPSGEATSQEPGPEAFVARAAESGIAGLVVPDLPAEEADPLRAACDEYGLDLVFIVAPTTEGERLQRMMERVSGYVYVQARLGTTGARDDVSDQTDESLARLAEWDVPKAVGFGIKTGDHAERIVSAGADGIIVGSALVDIVAEGTDNDDPTEAVADRLEAKARELSDGALRGLTPTADAND; from the coding sequence ATGAGCAACGACGCAATCGAGGCGGTGTTCGCGGCCGGCGAGCCCGCATTTATCCCCTACCTGGTCGCCGGTGATCCGGACTACGAGTCCTCCCTTTCGTACGTCGAGGCACTGGACCGTGGCGGGGCAGACATCATCGAACTCGGGCTCCCGTTCTCGGAGCCGATCGCCGAAGGGTCGACGATTCAGGACGCGATCGTTCGCTCCCTGCAGGCGGGGATGACGCCCGCCCGCTTCTTTTCGTTCGTCGACGATCTGGACGTCGAGGCCCCGCTGGTCTGTATGACCTACTACAATCTGATCTATCAATACGGGGCGAGGGAGGCCCACAGCGCCTCGGAAACGCCAAGCGGCGAAGCCACGAGCCAGGAGCCAGGACCCGAGGCCTTCGTCGCGCGGGCCGCTGAATCCGGGATCGCGGGGCTGGTCGTCCCCGACCTCCCGGCCGAGGAGGCCGACCCACTCCGGGCAGCGTGTGACGAGTACGGACTGGATCTGGTCTTCATCGTCGCGCCGACGACGGAAGGCGAGCGCCTCCAGCGGATGATGGAGCGGGTCTCGGGGTACGTCTACGTTCAGGCACGCTTGGGCACGACCGGTGCTCGCGACGACGTGAGCGATCAGACCGACGAGAGCCTCGCACGCCTCGCCGAGTGGGATGTCCCCAAGGCCGTCGGCTTCGGCATCAAAACCGGCGATCACGCCGAGCGGATCGTCTCAGCCGGTGCCGATGGCATCATCGTCGGGAGCGCACTGGTCGACATCGTTGCCGAAGGCACGGACAACGACGACCCGACCGAGGCCGTCGCCGATCGCCTCGAAGCCAAAGCCCGGGAACTCTCGGACGGAGCACTCCGGGGACTGACGCCGACGGCGGACGCTAACGACTAA
- a CDS encoding cellobiose phosphorylase, which translates to MDRHSFDDRNRFVISEYDDRDPFSSFLPGIAGEMGIPLWVLYVNRGQAITSMGVGDKDSAIMEFLPANKAYRQTAKVGFRTFLDVDGEFYEPFAPDSAGNREMAVGANELELTETHDEHGLEVTVRYFTVTEEPFAGLVREVDIENTGTESVELSVLDGLPVVVPDGVPDEELKFVARTSEAWMAVKHLESGVPFYQVNPTMGEEATLEEADGGHFYTAVADGEQLDPVVDPNVVFGQETSLSAPDRFRDGGLDAVYDAEQITVGRTPCGFFGTEETLAPGETLSLEELVGHASEHEQALDHAARLDAEFAAQQRERANDLARDLTDHVAVETADETFDEYTRQTFFDNVLRGGWPVLLGEDEDVVQHVYSRKHGDLERDYNDFYVAPEFYSQGNGNFRDVLQNRREDVWLKPGVEDFNVVSYMNLVQADGYNPLVLEGNRFFVEPADRDAILDLVEAPDAVEDTLEDAFTPGGLLTAAIVEDGGLTVDAAAFLSVALEKATRHFETSFGDGYWVDHWTYNLDSIEKYLDIYPDRKADLFFGREEYTFQDTAVKVRPRKLKYVDIDGQIRQANTLEHDEQKRELIESRDARPYAVRTDDGHGEVFETNLLGKLTALGLVKFATMDPKGMGIEMEAGNPGWDDAMAGLPAIFGSSMPETYELSRLLAMARDAIADAPSEVESLTLPVEIYDLLEEVRDALAWYRETDRDDRDHAYWDRIATARERYRDRVHWGFDGETVDLDLGELDEALAAFEGKVDDGIARAKDRNDGEVPTYFRFHVEEHSERNVDEVPEGLDHDAAFVEVESFEPEPLPLFLEGPVRALKSGAEAGNAATIYEQVKDSGLYDEKLGMYKVNADLSDQPFDIGRARTFTPGWLENESIWLHMEYKYLKALLRAGLYEEFFADLQEAAIPFQDPEQYGRSPLENSSFLVSSDHPDESLHGRGFVARLTGSTVEFLSMLHHMLFGERPFGLEDGELTLTLDPRLPDWLFDDGRLTGTFLGETTVEYRNPAGEDTFGDGVAPAAVTITFEGGETVEVDGRTVGEPYSRRVRSGEAEQITVELR; encoded by the coding sequence ATGGACCGACACTCATTCGACGACCGCAACCGATTCGTTATCAGCGAGTACGACGACCGCGATCCCTTTTCGAGCTTCCTGCCCGGCATCGCCGGCGAGATGGGCATCCCGCTGTGGGTGCTGTACGTCAACCGCGGGCAGGCCATCACCAGTATGGGCGTCGGCGACAAGGACAGCGCGATCATGGAGTTCTTGCCGGCGAACAAGGCCTACCGCCAGACAGCGAAGGTCGGCTTTCGGACCTTCCTCGACGTCGACGGCGAGTTCTACGAACCGTTCGCCCCCGATTCGGCGGGCAACCGGGAGATGGCCGTCGGCGCGAACGAACTCGAACTCACCGAGACCCACGACGAACACGGCCTCGAAGTGACCGTCCGGTATTTCACTGTGACCGAGGAGCCGTTCGCGGGACTGGTCCGGGAGGTCGATATCGAAAACACCGGGACGGAATCGGTCGAACTTTCGGTACTGGACGGTCTGCCAGTCGTCGTCCCCGACGGCGTTCCCGACGAGGAGCTCAAGTTCGTCGCCCGGACCAGCGAGGCCTGGATGGCCGTCAAGCACCTCGAGTCGGGCGTACCCTTCTACCAGGTCAACCCGACGATGGGCGAGGAAGCGACGCTCGAGGAGGCCGACGGCGGGCACTTCTACACGGCCGTCGCCGACGGCGAACAACTCGACCCGGTGGTCGATCCGAACGTCGTCTTCGGCCAGGAGACGTCCCTCTCGGCCCCCGATCGGTTCCGTGACGGCGGGCTCGATGCCGTCTACGACGCTGAACAGATCACCGTCGGGCGGACGCCGTGTGGCTTCTTCGGTACCGAGGAGACCCTCGCACCCGGCGAGACCCTCTCGCTGGAAGAGCTCGTCGGCCACGCCAGCGAGCACGAGCAGGCACTCGATCACGCCGCACGGCTGGACGCCGAGTTCGCCGCCCAGCAGCGCGAGCGAGCCAACGATCTCGCCAGGGACCTGACGGATCACGTCGCCGTCGAGACGGCAGACGAGACCTTCGACGAATATACCCGCCAGACGTTCTTCGACAACGTGCTCCGTGGCGGCTGGCCGGTCTTGCTCGGCGAAGACGAGGATGTCGTCCAGCACGTCTACTCCCGCAAACACGGCGACCTCGAACGGGACTACAACGACTTCTACGTCGCCCCCGAGTTCTACTCCCAGGGCAACGGGAACTTCCGTGACGTCCTGCAGAACCGCCGGGAGGACGTCTGGCTCAAGCCCGGCGTCGAGGACTTCAACGTCGTCTCCTACATGAATCTCGTCCAGGCCGACGGGTACAACCCGCTGGTGCTTGAGGGCAACCGCTTTTTCGTCGAACCCGCGGATCGAGACGCGATCCTCGATCTGGTCGAGGCACCCGACGCCGTCGAGGACACCCTCGAAGACGCCTTTACGCCCGGCGGGCTCCTCACCGCCGCGATCGTCGAAGACGGCGGTCTGACGGTCGATGCAGCGGCGTTCCTCTCGGTCGCCCTGGAGAAAGCCACCCGCCACTTCGAGACCTCCTTCGGGGACGGCTACTGGGTCGACCACTGGACGTACAACCTCGATTCCATCGAGAAGTATCTGGACATCTACCCCGATCGCAAGGCCGATCTGTTCTTCGGCCGCGAGGAGTACACCTTCCAGGACACCGCCGTCAAGGTGCGCCCGCGAAAGCTGAAGTACGTCGACATCGACGGCCAGATCCGCCAGGCCAACACGCTCGAACACGACGAACAGAAGCGGGAACTCATCGAATCGCGGGACGCCCGACCGTACGCGGTCCGGACCGACGACGGCCACGGCGAGGTCTTCGAGACGAACCTCCTCGGGAAACTCACCGCACTCGGGCTGGTGAAGTTCGCAACGATGGACCCGAAAGGCATGGGCATCGAGATGGAGGCCGGCAACCCCGGCTGGGACGACGCGATGGCCGGCCTCCCAGCGATTTTCGGGTCGTCGATGCCCGAGACCTACGAACTCTCCCGGCTGCTCGCGATGGCAAGAGACGCCATCGCGGACGCCCCGAGCGAGGTCGAGAGCCTCACGCTGCCCGTCGAGATCTACGATCTGCTGGAGGAGGTCCGGGACGCACTGGCGTGGTACCGCGAGACCGATCGCGATGACCGCGATCACGCCTACTGGGATCGGATCGCGACCGCCCGCGAGCGCTATCGCGATCGCGTCCACTGGGGCTTCGACGGCGAGACCGTCGACCTCGACCTCGGGGAACTGGACGAGGCCCTCGCGGCCTTCGAGGGGAAAGTCGACGACGGGATCGCTCGCGCCAAAGACCGCAACGACGGCGAGGTCCCGACGTACTTCCGGTTCCACGTCGAGGAGCACAGTGAACGCAACGTCGATGAGGTTCCCGAAGGGCTCGATCACGACGCTGCCTTCGTCGAGGTGGAGTCCTTCGAGCCCGAGCCCCTCCCGCTGTTCCTCGAAGGCCCCGTCAGAGCGCTCAAAAGCGGTGCCGAGGCGGGCAATGCGGCGACGATCTACGAGCAGGTCAAAGACAGTGGGCTCTACGACGAGAAGCTGGGCATGTACAAGGTCAACGCCGATCTCTCGGACCAACCCTTCGACATCGGCCGCGCCCGCACGTTCACGCCCGGCTGGCTCGAAAACGAGTCCATCTGGCTCCACATGGAGTATAAGTACCTCAAGGCGCTGCTGCGGGCTGGCCTCTACGAGGAGTTCTTCGCCGACCTCCAAGAAGCGGCGATTCCCTTCCAGGATCCCGAGCAGTACGGACGGAGTCCACTGGAGAATTCCTCGTTCCTCGTCTCCTCCGATCACCCCGACGAATCCCTGCACGGCCGCGGGTTCGTCGCCCGGCTGACCGGCTCGACAGTGGAGTTTCTCAGCATGCTCCATCACATGTTGTTCGGCGAGCGTCCGTTCGGGCTCGAAGACGGCGAACTCACCCTCACCCTGGACCCGCGACTGCCCGACTGGCTGTTCGACGACGGCCGCCTCACGGGCACGTTCCTGGGTGAGACGACCGTCGAGTACCGCAATCCGGCGGGCGAGGACACCTTCGGGGACGGTGTCGCCCCGGCGGCCGTGACCATCACGTTCGAAGGCGGCGAAACCGTGGAGGTCGACGGTAGGACGGTCGGCGAACCGTACAGTCGACGGGTCCGGTCGGGAGAGGCCGAACAGATCACGGTCGAGCTGCGCTGA
- a CDS encoding GH36-type glycosyl hydrolase domain-containing protein, which yields MRDDMVELMRVRVTNTGDDAKTITPTAAVPLYGRSADNIRDHRHVTSLLHETWTDEYGVLVSPTLSFDERGHTRNETTYGVLGTDADGTAPESFYPVVEDFIGEGGNLEWPEAVVEDLEGVPAGTEVDGYESLGGLRFSTTELDPGETAEYVVMQTVWDGEPDPATLVDRYGSSEAFAEELEACQAHWTEKSSAVAFDTGDDTFDQWMRWVTLQPVFRRLFGNSFLPYHDYGRGGRGWRDLWQDILSLLLTEPDNVTDLLYHNFAGVRFDGSNATIIGDEPGEFKADRNSIPRVWMDHGAWPWLTTRFYLDLSGDLEFLLRDQRYYKDLHVNRASEQDDAWSPAEGTELYTEDGEVYEGTVLEHLLVQHLTQFFNVGEHNVMRLEDADWNDAMDMAPERGESAAFTALYAWNMRDMSELLGDLQTELGVEEIEIAQEMETLLDTLGESVDYEDPEAKQARLDEYLDTWERTVSGETVAVSIEALAADLETKAAWCYEQLRDQEFIENEDGHQWFNGYYDDSGRRVEGDHENGVRMTLTGQVFTLMGEVATDEQADAIVDAADEYLYEPKMRGYRLNTDFEEVKTDLGRGFGFAFGHKENGAMFSHMAVMYANALYRRGKVEAGHKVLAGIYEQSKDFEVSRIYPGIPEYFNERGRGLYTFLTGSGSWLLLTTVTEVFGVTGELGDLLLEPKLLAEQFEDGEASVTCQFADRRLDVTYHNPAEADFGDYAISEVTLNGEAIAFERTDDGVVIDRDRVTALDSEAVHDLDVTLE from the coding sequence GTGCGCGACGACATGGTCGAACTGATGCGTGTCCGGGTCACGAACACCGGCGACGACGCCAAGACCATCACACCGACTGCTGCGGTACCTCTCTACGGCCGTTCGGCCGACAACATCCGCGATCACCGCCACGTCACTTCGCTGCTGCACGAGACCTGGACCGACGAGTACGGCGTCCTCGTCAGTCCGACGCTCTCCTTCGACGAGCGTGGCCACACGCGCAACGAGACGACCTACGGCGTCCTCGGAACTGACGCCGACGGGACGGCTCCCGAGAGTTTCTACCCCGTCGTCGAGGACTTCATCGGTGAGGGCGGTAACCTCGAATGGCCTGAAGCCGTCGTCGAGGATCTAGAGGGCGTTCCGGCCGGCACCGAGGTCGACGGCTACGAGAGCCTGGGTGGCCTGCGCTTTTCGACGACCGAACTCGATCCCGGCGAAACCGCCGAATACGTCGTCATGCAGACGGTCTGGGACGGGGAGCCCGATCCGGCGACGCTTGTCGACCGGTACGGCTCAAGCGAGGCCTTCGCCGAAGAACTCGAAGCCTGCCAGGCCCACTGGACCGAGAAGTCCAGTGCCGTCGCGTTCGACACCGGCGACGACACCTTCGACCAGTGGATGCGCTGGGTCACGCTCCAACCGGTCTTCCGACGTCTCTTTGGCAACTCCTTCCTGCCGTATCACGACTACGGCCGCGGTGGCCGTGGCTGGCGGGACCTCTGGCAGGACATCCTCTCGCTGTTGCTAACTGAACCCGACAACGTCACCGATCTCCTCTATCACAACTTCGCCGGCGTGCGCTTCGATGGCTCGAACGCGACGATCATCGGCGACGAGCCCGGCGAGTTCAAAGCCGACCGAAACAGCATCCCCCGCGTCTGGATGGACCACGGCGCCTGGCCGTGGCTGACGACCCGCTTCTACCTCGATCTCAGCGGCGATCTGGAGTTCCTGTTGCGCGACCAGCGCTACTACAAGGACCTCCACGTCAACCGGGCCAGCGAGCAGGACGACGCGTGGTCGCCCGCCGAGGGCACCGAGTTGTACACGGAGGACGGCGAGGTCTACGAGGGCACCGTCTTAGAGCACCTGCTCGTCCAGCACCTCACCCAGTTCTTCAACGTCGGCGAGCACAACGTGATGCGCTTGGAAGACGCCGACTGGAACGACGCCATGGACATGGCCCCCGAGCGCGGCGAGAGCGCCGCCTTCACCGCGCTGTATGCATGGAATATGCGCGACATGAGCGAGTTGCTCGGCGATCTCCAGACCGAACTCGGCGTCGAAGAGATCGAGATCGCTCAGGAGATGGAAACGCTGCTCGACACGCTCGGCGAGTCAGTCGACTACGAGGACCCCGAAGCCAAGCAGGCCCGACTCGACGAGTACCTCGACACCTGGGAACGGACGGTTTCCGGCGAGACGGTGGCCGTTTCGATTGAGGCCCTGGCAGCCGACCTGGAAACCAAGGCTGCGTGGTGCTACGAGCAGTTGCGCGACCAGGAGTTCATCGAGAACGAGGACGGCCACCAGTGGTTCAACGGTTACTACGACGACAGTGGCCGGCGCGTCGAAGGCGACCACGAGAACGGCGTCCGGATGACTCTGACCGGGCAGGTCTTCACGCTGATGGGCGAGGTCGCGACCGACGAACAAGCCGATGCGATCGTCGACGCCGCCGACGAGTACCTCTACGAACCGAAGATGCGCGGCTACCGGCTGAACACCGACTTCGAGGAGGTCAAGACCGACCTCGGGCGTGGCTTTGGCTTTGCCTTTGGCCACAAGGAGAACGGCGCGATGTTCAGCCACATGGCCGTCATGTACGCGAACGCGCTGTACCGCCGGGGCAAGGTCGAGGCCGGCCACAAGGTCCTCGCTGGCATCTACGAACAGAGCAAAGACTTCGAAGTCAGCCGCATCTACCCCGGGATTCCGGAGTACTTCAACGAGCGGGGCCGCGGGCTGTACACGTTCCTCACCGGCTCGGGGAGCTGGCTGCTGTTGACGACGGTCACGGAGGTCTTCGGCGTCACGGGTGAGCTCGGGGACCTGCTGCTGGAACCGAAGTTACTGGCCGAGCAGTTCGAGGACGGCGAGGCGAGCGTGACCTGCCAGTTCGCCGACCGCCGACTCGACGTGACTTACCACAATCCTGCCGAGGCTGACTTTGGCGACTATGCGATCAGCGAGGTCACACTGAACGGCGAAGCTATCGCCTTCGAACGGACCGACGACGGCGTCGTGATCGATCGCGACCGCGTGACTGCCCTCGACAGCGAGGCAGTCCACGACCTCGACGTCACGCTCGAATAG